One window of the Runella slithyformis DSM 19594 genome contains the following:
- a CDS encoding TetR/AcrR family transcriptional regulator: MYLKYLVNKKIVFTFEAGFENQEVKVTCIAQSSEERIKEAAKTVFLKKGFAGTTARDIAEAACMNIALTNYYFRSKEKLFLEIFKDLFSHYCNNALKIFEKPISIREKLIELIEEDFQMMKKEPSLVLFLMTEIHRDPERLLPELSGFKELLNVTLTNQIREEIENGRMRAISVEHLMPLIMGSLQFIFVGKNLNMKMYNASEEEFNTFAENHKNLIISMITEYLFISETVT, translated from the coding sequence ATGTATTTAAAATATTTGGTGAATAAAAAAATAGTTTTCACCTTTGAGGCAGGTTTTGAAAATCAGGAGGTTAAAGTGACGTGTATTGCTCAATCAAGTGAAGAAAGAATTAAAGAAGCAGCCAAGACTGTTTTTTTAAAAAAGGGGTTTGCGGGGACTACAGCGAGAGACATTGCTGAAGCTGCATGCATGAATATTGCCCTGACCAATTATTATTTCAGAAGTAAGGAAAAGCTTTTTCTGGAAATCTTTAAAGACCTGTTCAGCCATTATTGCAACAATGCGCTGAAGATCTTTGAAAAACCGATCAGTATCCGTGAAAAACTGATAGAACTGATCGAAGAAGATTTCCAAATGATGAAAAAAGAGCCGAGTTTGGTTCTGTTTCTAATGACGGAAATTCACCGTGACCCGGAGCGTCTTTTACCGGAGTTGTCGGGATTTAAAGAGTTATTGAATGTGACGCTGACCAATCAGATTCGTGAAGAGATCGAGAATGGCAGAATGCGCGCCATTTCAGTGGAGCATTTGATGCCTCTGATTATGGGGAGCCTACAGTTTATTTTTGTCGGCAAAAATTTGAACATGAAGATGTACAATGCCTCTGAAGAAGAGTTCAATACCTTTGCTGAAAACCACAAAAACCTCATTATCAGCATGATCACAGAGTATCTTTTTATTTCTGAAACAGTCACGTAG
- the spt gene encoding serine palmitoyltransferase — translation MSNKLQSRVAEFKDAAAIKEKGLYPYFRPIESGQDTEVMIGGKPVLMFGSNSYLGLTNHPYIIEASQKAAQKYGTGCAGSRFLNGTLDIHIELERRLAAYTGKEAAILFSTGYQANLGALSCLTGRHDYILLDEMNHASIIDGSRLSFSKVVKYAHNDMNDLRKKLSLLPDEAVKLIATDGIFSMEGDIVKLPELNKVAAEFDAAVMVDDAHSLGVIGEKGAGASSYFGLTDSTDLIMGTFSKSLASLGGFIASDSATVDYLKHRARSLIFSASMTPATVASTLAALDIIETEPFHIEQLWANTRYAKELLLINGFDLGHTESPILPVYIRNNDLTFMITKLLQEDGVFVNPVVSPAVRPEDTLIRFSLMATHTFSQIEEAVDKMARIYRKLCPQLIQQNI, via the coding sequence ATGAGTAATAAATTACAAAGCAGAGTCGCAGAATTTAAAGACGCTGCGGCGATCAAAGAAAAAGGGCTATATCCTTATTTCAGGCCCATTGAATCAGGGCAGGATACGGAAGTGATGATCGGCGGAAAACCCGTTTTGATGTTTGGTTCCAACTCATATTTGGGGCTTACCAATCACCCCTACATTATTGAAGCTTCGCAAAAAGCAGCTCAAAAATATGGCACAGGCTGCGCAGGCTCCCGATTTTTGAACGGAACACTGGATATCCACATCGAGCTTGAACGCCGTCTTGCCGCGTATACAGGCAAGGAAGCAGCCATTCTTTTCAGTACGGGATACCAAGCCAATTTAGGCGCACTGTCCTGTCTTACAGGCCGTCATGATTATATTTTATTGGATGAGATGAATCATGCGTCGATCATTGACGGGAGTCGTTTGTCGTTTTCCAAGGTTGTCAAGTATGCCCACAATGACATGAACGACCTTCGCAAAAAGTTGAGCCTTTTACCGGATGAAGCGGTTAAATTGATTGCAACCGACGGGATATTCAGCATGGAAGGGGATATTGTCAAACTGCCGGAATTGAATAAAGTGGCGGCGGAGTTTGATGCAGCCGTGATGGTAGACGATGCGCACAGTTTGGGCGTGATCGGCGAAAAAGGAGCCGGAGCATCGTCTTATTTCGGATTGACCGACAGCACTGATCTCATCATGGGCACGTTCAGCAAATCCCTTGCTTCGTTGGGTGGTTTCATTGCCAGCGACAGTGCCACCGTTGATTACCTCAAGCACCGCGCCCGGTCGCTTATATTCAGCGCCAGCATGACACCCGCCACCGTGGCGAGTACCCTGGCAGCCCTGGATATTATTGAAACCGAGCCGTTCCATATTGAGCAGCTTTGGGCCAATACACGCTATGCCAAAGAGTTACTCCTTATCAACGGCTTTGATCTGGGACATACCGAAAGCCCTATTTTACCGGTATATATCAGAAACAACGACCTGACGTTTATGATCACCAAACTTTTACAGGAAGATGGTGTCTTTGTAAACCCCGTTGTTTCGCCCGCCGTTCGTCCCGAAGATACCCTGATCCGGTTCTCTTTGATGGCCACGCATACGTTTAGCCAAATTGAAGAAGCCGTCGACAAAATGGCCAGAATTTACCGCAAACTTTGTCCGCAGTTGATACAACAAAATATATGA